The Fundidesulfovibrio soli sequence AGCTGGCGGGATGAAGCCTGATACTCGTTGGTGATGCTCACCGGGCCGAAGAGGCGGCGGTACCTGGGCTCGCGGGCCACCACCGTGCCGATGCCCTTCCAGAGCAGCAGCAGGGCGTTGTAGCTTTTCTGGTATTCGACGCGCACGAAGGAGCGCCCCATCTCCAAGGCCGGGCCGAGCTCGTGCAGGAAGCGCGGCTTGAGCCTGAACAGTGTGCCCACGTACAGCCCGGCGGGGCCGCGCTCCGCAAGTATTTCGTCCGTGCGGCCCAGGCGGTACGCGCCCACCACCTCGCGCTCCTTCACGTTCCAGATGAACACGTGGGAGTAGAACGCGTCGAAGGAGTCCAAGTCGCAGGAGGAGCCTGTGCCCTCGCCCACCTTGCGGAAGGTGGCCTCGCGCAGCCGCCCGATCTCCTTGAGCACCAGGGGGATGTCCTTGGAGCGGGCCTCGTACACGCGGAAGCCGCCGCTCTCCAGGAGCAGGGACGCCTCGGGCAGGCGCGCCACCTCGGCCTCCATGAGCGAGGAGTCCTGCGGGGCGATGAGGGCCTCCTGGCGGCTGATGGAGCGCACCGGGAAGCTCCTGAAGGGGCTCTTGCGCGCCTCGCCGCCGCCGAGCATCTCGGTGTGCAGGCGCAGGTAGTCGGCGGCCTGCTTGTCGGAGAGCTCCTCCAGGCGCGCTGGCGCTATGGGCTGGCCCACGCGCACCTCCACGGTGGTGCGGGCCTTGTTCACGAACTCGCGGGGCAGCAGCATGGTGCGCAGCTTGGGGTGCACCAGCCCGGCCAGGTGGAACATGGCCCCGTTGGCCCCGGCGAAGTGCACGGGCACCACCGTGGCCCCGCAGGCCTTGATGATCCTGGCGATGGAGGGGCTCCAGCTGGGTTCTGCCACCCTGCCCTCGCGCACGTTGAAGTGGGCCACCTCGCCCGCCGGGAACACGCCCAGGGCCGCGCCGTCGCGCAGCCAGGCGATGCTCTCGCGCAGGGGGGCAATGTTGCGCCCCAGGGAGTTCTCCGTGCCGAAGGGGTCCACCAGGATGAACAGCTCGCGCAGCTCCCGGATGCGGCCCAACAGGTGGTTGGCCATGATCTTGGCGTCGGGGCGCACGCGGTTGAGCATCTCGGCCAGGAAGATGCCCTCCAGCCCGCCGAAGGGGTGGTTGGCCACCGCCATCACGGGGCCGCTGGCGGGGATGCGGGCCAGGTCCTCGCTTAAGACGTTGCACTTGAAGCCGAAGGCGTCGACCAGGCCGCGCAGGAAGTCCATACCCGTGGCCTGGGCGGGGATGCGGCTGTAGCTGCGGGAAAGCTGGTCCAGGCCCAGGGCCTTGGCGATGGGTTTGCCCGCCAGGCGCAGCACGGTGCGCGCAAGGGGATGGCGGACGTTGTCCTCGAGGCGGAATATGTCGTTGCGGGATTGGTCGGAGCGTGGATGCATGGCTGCCTCCGGTAGGTGGAATACCGATAGGCAGTGCTAGCGCGGCCGTGTTTCGGGGGTGTGGTGCTTGTGTGACCGTTCGCGCCCTTCAGGTTGCGAACATGTGCCGGGGGGCGCGGCTTAACCGCCGAAGCGCTCGATCTTCTGCTTGTAGGCCCGCACGCCTTCGGCGATACCCTGGGCCAGGCCTTCGAGGTATTTCTCGTTGCGCAGGCGGGCGGCCTCGGCAGGGTTGGTGATGTAGCCCACCTCCACCAGTATGGCGGGCATCTTGGCCCCAAGCAGCACGTAGAACGGGGCCTCGTGCAGCCCCCTGTCCCGCGTGGAGCCGCCCCGTTTGGCCTGGCTGAGGGCCGAGGCGTGGGCCGCGCGGGCGAAATCGCGCGACTCGGTCAATTTGGAGGCGTGCATGAGCTCGTCCAGAATCTTCTGCATGTCCGAGATGCGTCTGGGGTCCACGGAGTTCTCCCGCGCGGCCACCCGCACCTCGTCGGGCGTGGAGGCCAGGTTCAGGGAGTAGGTCTCCAGGCCGGAGGAGCCGGAATCGCCGTGGGCGTTGCAGTGGATGGAGACGAACAGGTCGGCCTTCCTGGCGTTGGCCATGGCGGTGCGCCCCTCCAGGGAGACGAACTTGTCCTGCGTGCGGGTGTAGAGCACCTCGAAGCCCATCTTCTCGAGCTTCCCGCCAAGCAGCTTGGCGATGCGCAGGTTCACGTCCTTCTCCACCAGACCGCCCGCGCCGTGGGCTCCGGGGTCCTTGCCGCCGTGGCCGGCGTCCACCATGACGCGGCGCACGGTGAGGCCCAGCTGCTCCACCAGCTGCCGGGCCATCCTCTTGCGCCCCGGAGTTGCCAGCAGAGGGACCGCCTCGCCGGGTGCGGCCTCCTGAACGGCGGCTTCGGGCGCTGCCTGAGCCTTGGCCTTGCCCTTCGGCTGCGCCTGGGGTTCGGCGGATTTGCCCCCGGCGGCCTTGTCCTCCGCGGCGCGGGCCTTGGCGGACTGGCCCTGCACGTCCACGATGATGCGGTAGGGATTCTCCAGCACGAACACCTGCTGGCTCTTGAGGTTCTCGACCTCAACCACCAGCCGGGTCACGCCGGGCTTGTAGGGGGCCAGGCGCACCTTGCGGGCCACGTCGCCGCGCACGTCGAAGCGGCCGGGCACGCCGGGCTTGATGCGGGTGTCGTCCAGATCGACGTAGAGGCGGCGCAGCCCGTCCTTGGAGGCCTCGGGCGGCAGCAGCTGCCAGTGGTGCTGCACCTCGCCCCCGAGCACCACCGCGATGCGGGAGTAGTCCTTGCCGGACCAGATCTGCACGTCCGTGACGGGGGTAAGCTTGGGCGCCGAGGCGGGCTTGGCCTGCTTGGAATCCTTGGCTTGCTTCGAGGACTTCGCGGCCTTGTCGGCCTTGCTGGGCTTGGCGGATTTGGCGGATGGAGTCTGCCCGGACGCCTTGGCCGCATCCTGGGCGGAGGCGGCCAAGGCAAGCCCCCGCCCGGTCCACGACCCCGCGCACAGGCCCAGCGCGGCCAGCAGAAACGCCAGCAGCAGCGGGCGCGCGGCGAGAGCCGCCGGACGGATCACCCGCACCCCGCCGCCCCTACTCCACGGTGACGGACTTGGCCAGGTTGCGGGGCTGGTCCACGTCCTTGCCGAGATAGTCGGCCATTTCGTAGGCGAAGAGCTGCAGGGCGGGCAGCATCAGGAACGTGTTCATGGGCCCCCAGACGTTGGGCACCTCCCAGAGGTCCTCCACGCGCAGGTCCGTGCCGGCGGGGGCCAGGGCTACGATCTTGCCGCCGCGCGCCTGCACCTCCTCCAGGTTGGACTTCACCTTGGGGTAGAGCTCGTCCGCCGGGGCCAGGGCGAAGGTGGGGAACTTGGGGTCGATGAGCGCGATGGGGCCGTGCTTCATCTCGCCGGAAGCGTAGCCCTCGGCGTGGATGTAGCTGATCTCCTTGAGCTTGAGCGCGCCCTCCAGGGCCAACGGGTAGGAGGTGCCGCGTCCCAGATACAGAAAACTCCGGGCCTCGGAGTAGGCCCTGGCCAGTTCGGCGGCGCGGGAGCGCATCCTCGGCAGCTCGGCCTCCAGCACGCCGGGCAGCGCGGACAGGGTGCGCAGGCAGTTGGCGCGCACGTCCTCGGGCAGCACGCCCTTCTGCTGGCCCCAGTGCATGGCCAGAAGCGTCAGGAGCGTCAGCTGGGAGCACATGGCCTTGGTGGAGGCCACGGAGATTTCAGGCCCGGCCTGGGTGTAGATCACCCGGTCGGCCTCGCGCGAGACCGTGGAGCCCACCACGTTGCACAGGCCCACCACGGTGGCCCCGCGCTCCTTGGCCAGGCGCATGGTGGCCAGGGTGTCCGCCGTCTCGCCCGACTGCGAGATGGCCAGCACCGTGTCGCCGGGGCCCAGGATGGGGTCGCGGTAGCGGAACTCGGAGGCGATCTCCACCCGGGTGGGCACCTTGGCCCATGTCTCCAGCAGGTACATGCCCCACAGGCCCGCGTGGTAGCTGGTGCCGCAGGCCACGATGGTCAGGCGCTCGGGCACGGGCATGCCCTCCAGGTCGGGCAGCAACGCGCGGCAGGCCGAGTGGTCGGCGCGCCCGGCCATGCAGTCCGCGATGACGCGGGGCTGCTCGAAGATCTCCTTGAGCATGAAATGCTTGTACCCGCCCTTCTGGGCGGACTGCACGTCCCAGGCGATGTGCTGGGGCGTCTTCTCGATGGGGGCCAGGGTAGCGGCGTCCATCACCTTCCAGGAGTTGGCGTCGATGCGCACCATCTCGCCGTCCTCCAGGAAGACCACCTCGCGGGTGTAGGGCAGGAAGGCCGGGATGTCCGAGGCCACGAAGTTCTCCCCAACGCCCACGCCCATGACCAGCGGGGAGGACTTGCGCGCCGCGTAGAGCACGCCGGGGTTCTCCAGGCTGACCACACATATCGCGTAGGAGCCGTCCACGCGTCCCAGCGCGTACGACACGGCCTTCTCGAAGTCGCCGTGCTCGGCCAGGTGCAGCCCCACCAGATGCGCCAGGACCTCGGTGTCCGTCTCGGAGGCGAAGCTGACGCCCTTGGCCTTCAGCTCCTCGCGCAGCTCCTGGTAGTTCTCGATGATGCCGTTGTGCACCAGGGCCACGCGGCCGGACTGGTCGCGGTGCGGGTGGGCGTTGCGCTCCACGGGCAGGCCGTGGGTGGCCCAGCGGGTGTGGCCCATGCCCGAGGTGGCCGTGTGCGTGGGCATGGTGGCCAGCTTGTTCTCCAAGTTGCAGAGCTTGCCCTCGGCGCGCACGACGGTGAGCTCGCCGTGCTGGACGTAGGCCACTCCGGCGGAGTCGTAGCCGCGGTATTCGAGACGCTTCAGACCCTCTATGATCACGGGGACCGCGGGGCGGTGCCCGCTATAACCGATGATGCCGCACATGGATGATCCTTCTGTGTCGGGGTGGAAAAACTACCCGCCAGTTCCAGTAATCGACGGAAGTGTCAAGAGCGGGCGAACCCGGCCCAGTCCTCGAGCAGGGAGCGCAGGGCGCGGCCCCGGTGGCTGCGGGCGTTCTTCTGCTCCGCGCTCATCTCGGCGGCTGTGAGGCCCAGCTCCGCGTCGATGAACAGCGGGTCGTAACCGAAGCCCCCGGAACCTTTGGGCGCGAATCCCACGCGGCCTTCCCAGGCGCCAAGCGCCGTGAGCTCGCGTCCGTCCGGGCGGCTGGCCACGATGGCGGAGACGAAGCGGCAGGCCCTTCGGCCCTCGGGCACGTCGGCCAGGGCCGCCAGCAGCTTCTCGTTGTTGGAGGCGTCCGTGGCCCCTTCGCCGGAGTAGCGCGCCGAGCGCACCCCGGGGTCGCCGCCCAGGGCGTCCACCACCAGGCCGGAGTCGTCGGCCAGGGCGATGAGCCCTGTGGCCTGGCTCACGGCCTCGGCCTTGATGCGGGCGTTGGCCTCGAAAGTGTCGCCCGTCTCCTCGATCTCGCCGATCTGGGGGAAGCGGTCCAGGCCCAGAACCTCCACGTCCATTCCGGCCATCATGGCCTGCAGCTCGCGCACCTTGCCCTGGTTGCGCGTGGCCAGCACCACCTGCGTCATCCGTTCCCCCCGTTGTTGTCCGAGCCGCCGCGCCAGATGCCGTCGTGGCGCGGGGCGGCGTAGGATTCCAGATTTTCTTCCACCGCGGCGTCCACCGGCGGCATCACCAGGCGCACCACGGTGCCCCGGCCCACCTCGCTCTCCAGCTCCACCGCGCCGCCCAGCTCGTCGAGTATCTTGCGGGTCATGGCCAGGCCAAGGCCGGAGCCCTTGTCCTTGGTGGAGAAGAAGGGGTTGAACACCTGGTCCAGGTGTTCGGGCAGGATGCCCTTGCCCGTGTCCGCCAGCTCCATGACCACCTGCCCCCTGCGCAGATAGCAGCGCAAGGTCAGCTCGCCGCCCTCGGGCATGGCCTCCATGGAGTTCTTGACCATGTTGATCAGGCACTGCTTGATGAGGTCCGGGTCGCCCTTGACCAGGGGCAGGCCCGAATCCACCTCCACGCGCACGGCGATGTCCTGCTTCTGGCAGCCCAGGGCCATGAGCCCCATGGTCTGCTCGGCGGTGGCCGCCACGTCGATCTGCCCGTCCGCGCCCTGGGTGGGGCGGGCGAAATTGAGCAGGCTCTTCAAAATCTTGTCCAGGCGGTTGGACTCCTCCAGGATGATGGAGACCTTGCCCCGGGCGCGCTCGTCCAGGTTGCCGGAGCGCAGCAGGGAATTGGCGAAGCCCGCGATGGCGAAGAGCGGATTCCTGATCTCGTGGGCCACGTAGGTGGACAGCTCGCCCACGGCGGCCAGCTTCTCGGACTGCTGCAGGCGGCGCTCCATGTAGGTGCGCTGGGTGATGTCGCGGCGCAGGAGCACCACGTGGGAGAGCTTCCCCGCCGTGTCCATCACCGGGTAGGTGTAGACCCTAAAGGTGTGCATGCGCCCCTCGGCGTCCACCACGGTCTGCACCTGCTCGCTCTTGCCGCCTGTGCGCACGCTCTCCCAGAGGGCGGGGTCATCCTTGGCCTCGCACACGCCCTGGAAGCCGCTCAGCGCCTCGCGGCAGGCCTTGCCCAGGAAGTTCCGCCGGGTGCCGCCCAGGCGCTCCAGCACAGCGCGGTTGACCTCCACCACGCAGCCGCTCGAATCCAGCACCACGATGTCGTCGGGTATCTGGTCGATGACCGAGGTCAGCAGGCTCGGCTCGCTGAGCAGGGCATCGGCGCACACGTCCGCTACCGGGCGGATGGGGTCGTCGGTCATGTCCGTCCTCCGTCTTTTTCCGGGCCCAGGGGAAGGGACTCTTCATCCCTGCCGGCGATTTTCACGGTCACGTCGCGCTGCGGGAAGGGGATCTCCACGCCGTGCTCCCGGAAGGCGCGGTCCACGGCTAGGTGGATGTCGGAGCTGGTCCTGGCGGCATTGTCCAGGTCGTTGACCCAGTAGGCCAGGCGGAAGTTGAGGGAGGAATCCGCGAAGGCCATGAAGAACACGACGGGCTTGGGCTCGGCCAGCACGTTGGGGTGGGAGCTGGCCGCCTCCAGCAGCAGCTCCTGCACCAGGGCCGTGTCCGAGCCGTAGGCCACGCCCAATTCAAGCAGGCGGCGCACGCGGCGGTCCTTGTGGGACCAGTTGGTGATCTTCTGGGCGATCAGGTCCGAGTTGGGCACGAACAGGGTGGCGTTGTCGAAGGTCTGCACCACGGTGTTGCGGATGTTCACCCGCTGCACCGTGCCCCAGAGGTCGCCGATCTGGAGCACGTCGCCCGCCTGGACGCTGCGCCCGAAGAGCAGGATCAGGCCGGAGATGAAGTTGTTGATGATGTTCTGCAGGCCGAAGCCGATACCCACGGAGAGGCCGCCCGCCACCACCGCCAGGCTGGTGAAGTTGGCCCCGGCCAGGCGCAGGGCTATGAGCACGTAGAGGCCCCAGACCACGTAGGTGGAGATGGTCTCCAGGAGGTTCAGCACCCCGCGCTCCAGGTCCGGCCGGCGGGCGGGCAGCTCGGCGATGAGCCTGTCCGCCACGCGGGTGGCCGCGCGGGCCAGGTAGAACCCGATGAACATCAGGGCCAGGCGGCCCAGGTCCAGGCTGAAGCCTTCGGCCCCCACGTCCGAGCTCACGGCGGAGAGGAACACGCTGCTGCCCCCCATGGCCAGGGACAGCCAGAACAGGAAGCAGCCCGCCATGGCGATGACCGTCGACGGCAGGGCCAGCCCCCCCGCGAAGGACTTGAGCACTTCACCCGTGAAGTCCGCCGAGGGCCGGGCCACCAGCCTGCCCACCAGCCCGTAGAGCGCGAGCCCCGCCTGCAGCAGCACCAGGGCCATGAACCAACCCTCGGCCGCCAGCATGGTCAGGTTCACCCAGCCGAAGAGCGCGGGCAGGCACAGCAGCGGATAGAGCCAGCCGCCCGCCCCGGCCAGGCGCGACACCGCGTCGGCCCCGCGCCCGCGCGCACTCCTGCGCACCAGCCACCCGGCCGCGAACAGGGCCAGCACCCAGGCCCCGCCCCTGAAGGCGTCCGGCAGCCAGGGCATCTGCAGGAGCACGGCCAGGGTGAACATGCCCCAGGCCAGGCCCACGGGATTTCGCGGCGCGCGGGCCTTGGCGGGCTTGGCCGCAGGCTCGGTTTTCGCCGCTGCGGACGGCACGGCGGCCGGTGCGGCGGATGCTTCGGCGGCGGGTTCTGTTGCGGCGTCGGATGCAGCCGGGTTCGTCACGTCCGCGCAGGCCATGTCCGGCTGCTGCTCCGCGAGTTCGGGCCCGGCCGGAACGGCGTCGCCGCCCTGCTCCGCTCCGGGTTTGGCGGCCGGCGCGACGAGGCCGCCGCAGCGCAGCAGGTGCAGGAACCAGGCGACCCCCAGCACGCCCCGGGAGATCAGCACCTCGGCCAGGGCCCCGGTCTCGGCGCGCACCAGCACGTAGCCCGCGCCCGAGGTGGCCCAGAGCACGCCCACGCCCGCGCCGATCCAGGCCAGGCTGCCCAGCGGCCTGCCCGCCCTGAAGCCGCCGTAACGCTTCTCCAGCCGCTTGAGCGCCACGGCCGCGCCGCCCACCAGCACCACCATGAGGCCCAGGAGGCGGGTGAGCAGGTCCTTGGTGCGGCCGTCGCCCGCGTCGAAGAGGTTGGCGAAGGTGGCCACGTAGCGCGGCAGGTTGCCCATGTGCTGGATGGCCTCCTGCCAGGCTCCCAGGGAGAGCAGGCTCTTGCCGGAGGCGAAGTAGTAGTCCTTCCAGGCCCTGGGGATGCGCTCCTTGACGGTCTGGACGGAGCGCCCGATGCCCGCCGTGAGGTCGCGCGTGGGGTTGAGGCCCTGGTCCAGCACGGTCTTCACGCGGCCAAGCTTGTTCTTGAGCTTGCGCAGGTCGCCCAGGAAATCGTTGAGGGATTTGGTCAGCTCCGGCGATGGCCCATCGGCCGCCTGCTGCGAGAACTCGGCGTCCAGCTCGCCCAGGCGCTCCTGGAAGCGCTTGAGGTCGGCGTCAGCCTTCTGGAAGGGCTGGGTCACGGCCTCCACGCGGGCCTGCAGGATGTCCAGCCCGGCCAGCACGGCGCGCAGCTCCATGGGGTTGCTGCCGGACACGCGCCCGAGCACCATGAGCTCGTCGAGCTTTTTGCGCAGGGAGGCGAGATCCTGCCGGGTCTGCTTGACCATGCCGGGCAGCGTCTGGGAGACGCCGTCCACGTATTCGATCTGGTACTGCAGCTCCTCGTAGTTGCGCTGGAGCATGAGCTTCCAGCTCTCGCCCTCCTCGGCGTGGGCGGCGGAGCTGGCGAAAAGCGGCGCCGCGGCGAGCAGCGCGAACAGGGCGGCTATCAGAAGGCGCGGCCGCAGGCCGCGGCCGCGCAGGGCGGAAGTCATGGGCATGTACTGATCTCCAAAGCCGGGCGCGGGTCGTTTCCCCTGCGCCTCTCATTCTTATTTAGCGGGTTCCGGGCGCGATATCAATGTGGACCGCCCGCGGCGCGTCCCCTCCCGCTTCGCGCCTCGCTTTTTGGCGCGCTCACTGCTAGAAGGCCCGCATGGCCGACACGATTCCCGTCTACACGATCTCCCTTGGCTGCCCCAAGAACCTGGTGGACACCGAGTTCCTGCTGGGCGGCCTGCCCGGGCGCGCCCGCCCGGTGGACCGTCCCGAGGACGCCGCCCTGGTGCTGGTGAACACCTGCGGCTTCATCCGCCCCGCTGTGGAGGAGTCCGTCTCCGAAATCCTCGACGCGGCCGAAGCCATCGCCAACCTCTCGCCCAGGCCGCTGCTGGCCGTGGCGGGCTGCCTGGTGAGCCGCTACGGCGGTGAGCTGGCCCAGTCCATGCCCGAGGTGGACCTCTGGCTCACCACCCACGAGCTGCCGGACTGGCCCGCCAAGATCGCCCTGGCCATGGGCCGGGCCGCCGCCGGGACCCCCGCGCGCATCCACTCCAGCCCGCCCGGGTACGCCTACCTCAAGGTCAGCGAGGGCTGCCGCCACAAGTGCCGCTTCTGCACCATCCCGTCCATCCGTGGCACGCTCAAGAGCACGCCCGTGGCCGAGCTGGCCCGCGAGGCCGAAAATATTCTCTCCACCGGCCGCAAGGAGCTCATCCTGGTGGCCCAGGACCTTACCGCCTTCGGGCACGACCTGGACCCCAAGCAGGACCTTCGCGCCCTGCTGGAGGCCCTGCTGCCCCTCTCCGGCCTGGAGCGGCTGCGCCTGCTCTACCTCTACCCCGCCGGGCTGACCCCTGAGCTGCTGGACTTCCTCAAGGACGCCGGGCCGCCCTTCGTGCCCTACTTCGACATCCCCCTGCAGCACGCCCACCCTGACATCCTGCGCTCCATGGGCCGCCCCTTCGCCAAGGACCCAAGGCGCGTCATCGACTTGGTGCGCTCCCGCTTCCCCGAGGCGGCCATCCGCACCAGCCTCATCGTGGGCTACCCGGGCGAGACGCGCACCCATTTCAACTTCCTGCTCAACTTCGTGCGGGAGGTGCGCTTCCAGCACCTGGGCGTGTTCGCCTATCAGCGGGAAGAGGGCACCCCGGCCGCGGCCATGCCCGGCCAGGTTGGCGCTAAGACCAGCCAGGGCCGCAAGGATGCAATCATGGCCGCGCAGGCCGAAATATCGGAGGAGTGGCTTTCCGGGTTCGAGAACATGAGTTTGGATGTGCTGGTGGACGCCCCCCACCCCGAGTGGCCCGGGCTGCACGTTGGGCGCACCTGGTTCCAGGCCCCGGAGATCGACGGCGTGACCTATGTTTCAGGGCCTGGGGTCAAGCCCGGAGCCATGGTCAAGGCCCTGATCGAGGAAGCCAAGACCTACGACTTGGTGGCCCTGGCCTGACAGCCGGGAAGAGCCTCCGGCGGCCAGAGGGTCTTCGACCCTCTGGACTCCCTTATAGTTTCGCGTCCTGATCGGCCCAGCTTCGCGTTAGATCCAGCCTTCGGCGGCGAGGCGCTCCACCAGCTCCCCGGCGTGCGCGGCAAGGAAATCCGGCCCTGTGTCGGCAAGAGTCCTTACGTCGGTCTCACCGCTGGCCACGGCCGCCGCGAAGGCACCCGCCCGGCGCGCGGTAAGCACGTCCAGCGGGTGGTCCCCCACCATCAGGGCCGCCTCCGGCCCCACGCCGAGCCCGCCGAGCGCGGCCAGCAGGTGCGCCGGGTCGGGCTTCACGGCGTCCACGTCCTCACGGGTGAGCAGCACGGAGAGATACTCCCCGGCGTCCGGGAACACTGTCGCCACCGAAGCGCGCGTGTTGCGCGTGATCACCGCCGGGGCCACACCCACCCGCCTGAGCGCCGTCAGAATGGGCCGGGTGAACCCGAACAGGCTCGTGCGCGATGCGGCCTCGGCCTCCATCTCCTCGATGATGGCGAGCGCCGCCCGTCTGAAGTGCCCCGCAGGGTCCGCTTCCATGCTCCCGGCCAGCCGCTCTATCCATTCCAGGGCGGGCAGATGGCCCGGCTCGGCCCTGCCGCAGGGGTAGCCAGCCCCCAGGTCCCCGATGCGCCGCTTCATGAGCGCGAAATCGAGCGCGGGCCTTGCCAGCGTCCCGTCGAAATCGAACACCACCGCGCGCAGGCGTGTCACCTTCTCCATCGTTGCCTCCCGCAGCGCAACCGGGTATCAGGAGGCCCTCCTGGGGGCAAGATGACACACTACGACGTTCTCATCGCCGGGGCCGGTCCCGCCGGGACGGCCGCCGCCGCCGTGCTCGCCCGCGCGGGCGCATCCGTTCTGCTGCTCGACCGCAAGACCTTCCCGCGCGACAAGCTCTGCGCCGGGCTCTTCACCTGGAAAACCGTGCGCACCCTGGGCCGCGTGTTCGGCGCCACGGCCGAGGAGCTGGTCGCGAACGGCGTCATCAACCACGTCAGCCACGAATACCGCATCCGCCACCG is a genomic window containing:
- a CDS encoding HAD family hydrolase, which gives rise to MEKVTRLRAVVFDFDGTLARPALDFALMKRRIGDLGAGYPCGRAEPGHLPALEWIERLAGSMEADPAGHFRRAALAIIEEMEAEAASRTSLFGFTRPILTALRRVGVAPAVITRNTRASVATVFPDAGEYLSVLLTREDVDAVKPDPAHLLAALGGLGVGPEAALMVGDHPLDVLTARRAGAFAAAVASGETDVRTLADTGPDFLAAHAGELVERLAAEGWI